One Malus domestica chromosome 11, GDT2T_hap1 genomic region harbors:
- the LOC108174535 gene encoding uncharacterized protein: MNDPAWVQWIDELEPIFKKKWMNNGIYELIMLSKTTIIPKPELLVSSILFWNSGTNTFDFRLGPMSPTILDMAQVFGLRPSGRIVDVTQDWALRSIAESSGSSASFLSLEYNSTNFKSYETSFKGFIPFGKENFGADSSRADRDQEHMYFLLYWLNKHIFPNKSKGMKVEWIPLVEALHNFDDVATCQFLLSHLYHLLFEMNQGEPFETNLNGPIWMIQTWLQWYFPEFRAANLEFPEGVAPARILAEAALTDHSTFTCFYFFKVCRTRSDLEWGASVLRRYPWFSDQAFQDAPGEDATSSYREKFISCIQLRNMAWGVRGNQYDRGLEVYHPNFCSRQLGFRQAIPIPFFDSVHCGTSFHLASPSEATFRATRRSLEVMSQAARKSIILNFECTSLFSSWWEGKWTKKYGGDLRETHDRLFSQLSLKSYPSSGELENWKEMIQEKNRVLLIAQMDVESVPTESEDDSADAAVLHGVAAEAERQEAGEGGEVSEDSGAKKEAPEATIQVFKRRKSVVIENSDSDPASPQD, encoded by the exons ATGAATGATCCGGCTTGGGTCCAATGGATTGACGAATTAGAGCCaattttcaagaaaaaatgGATGAACAATGGCATTTATGAGTTGATAATGCTTTCAAAAACCACCATTATTCCCAAACCCGAACTGCTTGTTTCCTCTATTCTTTTCTGGAACTCGGGCACCAACACTTTTGACTTTCGCTTGGGTCCCATGTCTCCGACTATTCTAGATATGGCTCAAGTCTTCGGGCTAAGGCCATCGGGCAGGATAGTAGACGTTACTCAAGACTGGGCTCTCCGCTCGATTGCTGAAAGCTCAGGTTCATCCGCATCCTTCCTCTCCCTGGAATATAACTCTACAAATTTCAAGAGTTATGAGACCTCTTTCAAGGGATTCATCccttttggaaaagaaaacttTGGGGCAGATTCTTCCCGTGCTGATAGAGATCAAGAGCACATGTACTTCCTTCTGTACTGGCTCAACAAACACATATTCCCCAACAAATCTAAAGGGATGAAGGTTGAATGGATACCCTTGGTGGAAGCTCTTCATAACTTCGACGATGTGGCAACATGTCAATTCCTTCTCTCTCATCTTTACCATCTTCTTTTCGAAATGAATCAAGGTGAGCCATTTGAGACTAACCTGAATGGACCCATATGGATGATACAAACATGGCTCCAATGGTACTTTCCAGAGTTTCGGGCTGCCAACTTAGAGTTCCCAGAAGGTGTAGCCCCTGCTCGAATCCTAGCCGAAGCTGCTCTTACTGATCACTCCACCTTCACctgtttttatttcttcaagGTCTGTAGGACTCGATCAGACCTGGAATGGGGTGCATCAGTATTGAGAAGATATCCTTGGTTCTCTGACCAAGCCTTTCAAGATGCTCCTGGGGAAGATGCCACTTCTTCTTATAGGGAAAAATTTAttagttgcattcaattaaGAAATATGGCCTGGGGAGTTCGGGGCAATCAGTATGATCGAGGGCTGGAGGTGTATCATCCCAATTTTTGCAGCAGGCAATTAGGCTTTAGGCAAGCCATCCCTATCCCATTCTTTGACTCCGTTCATTGTGGCACTTCCTTCCATTTAGCATCTCCCTCTGAGGCGACCTTTAGAGCTACCCGACGCAGTCTTGAAGTCATGAGTCAGGCTGCCCGAAAGTCCATCATCCTCAATTTTGAATGTACTTCACTCTTCTCTTCTTGGTGGGAAGGCAAATGGACCAAGAAATATGGAGGAGACTTGAGAGAAACTCATGATCGCTTGTTTAGTCAACTTTCTCTTAAATCATACCCTAGTTCGGGCGAACTTGAAAATTGGAAGGAGATGATTCAAGAGAAGAATCGAGTTCTTCTGATAG CCCAAATGGATGTGGAATCAGTTCCTACTGAGTCCGAGGATGACTCGGCTGATGCAGCAGTTCTTCATGGAGTTGCGGCAGAGGCTGAGAGGCAAGAAGCTGGAGAAGGTGGGGAAGTTTCAGAAGATTCAGGAGCTAAAAAAGAAGCGCCTGAAGCTACAATCCAAGTGTTCAAGCGAAGGAAATCAGTTGTGATTGAGAACTCAGATTCTGATCCTGCATCCCCCCAAGACTAA